A genomic region of Sporolituus thermophilus DSM 23256 contains the following coding sequences:
- a CDS encoding LysR family transcriptional regulator, translated as MDIRHLEYFVEVARHKSFSKAAQAAYVSQSTISKMIKDLETELGVVLFNRNSKYVELTDAGEILFSQAQHVVSLFQNITAEFESMVKLEKGKVSIGLPPITGATAFAELLGEFRRTYPNIDIVLFEYGSKKVELAIQDGSLDIGVICSPSNNENYEVIEFTQDPLRVIMHPNHPLSQYPEVDFALLADEAFVLYREDFSLHDAIIDRCRLAGFQPNVIFETSQRELMTQIVAANLGIALLPSKICEQLDPKTIVAVPLADPQLFLQMSIIWNKRRYLSHAARLWLTFVRNHLAKSGDLT; from the coding sequence ATGGATATACGCCATTTGGAATATTTTGTGGAAGTTGCCCGGCACAAAAGCTTTAGTAAGGCAGCCCAGGCCGCATATGTCTCACAGTCGACAATCAGCAAAATGATAAAAGATTTGGAAACCGAGCTTGGGGTGGTCCTCTTTAACCGCAATTCCAAATATGTCGAGCTGACTGACGCGGGAGAAATACTGTTTTCTCAGGCGCAGCATGTTGTGTCGCTGTTTCAGAATATTACTGCCGAATTCGAAAGCATGGTTAAGCTGGAAAAGGGCAAAGTCAGTATTGGCCTCCCGCCGATAACGGGGGCTACGGCCTTTGCGGAGCTGCTCGGCGAATTCCGGCGGACCTATCCCAATATTGATATTGTCCTGTTTGAGTATGGTTCGAAAAAAGTTGAACTTGCCATCCAGGACGGGTCGCTCGATATCGGTGTAATATGCAGTCCGAGCAATAATGAAAACTACGAAGTGATCGAATTTACGCAAGATCCTTTGCGGGTCATCATGCATCCTAACCATCCCTTGAGCCAGTATCCGGAGGTCGACTTTGCCCTTCTCGCTGACGAGGCCTTTGTCTTATACCGTGAAGACTTTAGTCTTCATGACGCAATTATCGACCGCTGCCGTCTTGCCGGGTTTCAGCCGAATGTTATTTTCGAGACGTCCCAACGGGAATTGATGACCCAAATTGTTGCCGCCAATCTTGGCATTGCCCTCTTGCCCAGCAAAATTTGCGAGCAGTTGGACCCTAAAACCATTGTTGCGGTTCCGCTGGCCGACCCGCAGCTCTTTCTCCAAATGTCGATCATTTGGAACAAGCGGCGCTATCTGTCCCATGCCGCCCGCTTGTGGTTAACTTTTGTCCGGAACCATTTGGCAAAGAGCGGGGACTTGACTTGA
- a CDS encoding methyl-accepting chemotaxis protein: MTNLLSRFPMRTKLLLIFALVALVPLVVLSSITSYQTYQKDVQSTYEDNKRMAAALAGETESMIQSLIDVLRLISQTPQLMSMDPAQQVPLLKLVKQQYADFTNVYVADATGRQIARDAGEPVNIADRAYFQAIMKGAPVAVSDALISKLTGRPTVIIGVPVKNSQGEVVGAVCATVDLGRLDAKARAIKPGETGYAFITDNTGRLISHPVKNFVDSLKNVSDLPPVKEAVAKTTGFITYEFEGEKKLAGYAFVPSTGWGVIIQLPEKEALAGARRQLLVSGAMVGAVTLVIIVIAMTVARSVARPIGQVVEFTRAVAQGDFTQKLPVTGRDETAQLAIAFNTMTDQLKELVKKINANAEHLAASSEELTASADQSSQAAGQVAASITGVAKGAERQLAELESTTAVLQEMSASIQQVADNANLVARQADQAAGKAQNGSSLVDQAVGQMAQIEQTVAASAQAVTSLGNRSDQIGQIVDTIAGIASQTNLLALNAAIEAARAGDAGRGFAVVAEEIRKLAEQSQEAAKRIAALISEVQGETEKAVVAMESGNQAVRMGAEVVNTAGQTFREIVSLVTRISSQIKEITVAIDQLAAGSQQIVGAVAHLNELGKETAAEAQTVSAATEEQLASAEEIASASQALARLAQEFQQSVSVFRV; the protein is encoded by the coding sequence ATGACGAACCTACTTTCCCGGTTTCCGATGAGGACTAAACTACTATTGATCTTCGCTCTGGTTGCGCTGGTTCCGCTGGTAGTTCTAAGCAGCATCACTTCCTACCAGACTTATCAGAAAGACGTGCAGAGTACATATGAGGACAATAAGCGGATGGCGGCAGCTTTGGCCGGTGAAACTGAAAGCATGATCCAGTCCTTGATTGATGTTTTGCGGCTAATAAGTCAGACCCCGCAACTTATGAGCATGGATCCGGCGCAACAAGTTCCGCTGTTAAAGCTGGTTAAACAGCAATATGCTGATTTCACCAATGTTTATGTGGCCGATGCGACCGGACGCCAGATTGCCCGCGATGCGGGCGAGCCTGTCAACATCGCCGACAGGGCTTATTTCCAGGCAATAATGAAGGGGGCGCCGGTAGCCGTAAGCGATGCCTTAATTTCTAAATTAACCGGACGGCCTACCGTAATTATTGGCGTTCCGGTGAAGAATTCCCAAGGGGAAGTGGTAGGCGCCGTGTGTGCTACCGTCGATCTGGGGAGACTTGATGCCAAAGCCCGGGCGATCAAACCGGGCGAAACCGGATATGCCTTTATTACTGACAACACGGGCAGGCTGATTTCACACCCGGTAAAGAATTTTGTCGACAGCCTTAAGAATGTCAGCGATTTGCCGCCGGTAAAAGAGGCCGTTGCCAAGACAACCGGCTTTATCACCTATGAATTTGAAGGTGAAAAGAAACTGGCCGGCTATGCTTTTGTTCCCAGCACCGGCTGGGGCGTAATTATTCAGCTGCCGGAAAAGGAAGCATTAGCCGGCGCCCGCCGTCAGCTCTTGGTATCGGGTGCAATGGTAGGGGCAGTGACACTGGTGATCATCGTTATCGCCATGACCGTTGCCCGGTCGGTTGCCCGGCCAATCGGCCAGGTAGTGGAATTTACCCGCGCGGTGGCCCAAGGGGATTTTACGCAGAAGCTGCCGGTGACCGGCCGTGACGAAACTGCCCAGTTGGCTATAGCCTTTAACACCATGACTGACCAGTTGAAAGAACTGGTAAAGAAGATAAATGCCAATGCCGAGCATTTAGCCGCTTCAAGCGAAGAGCTTACGGCCAGTGCCGACCAGTCTTCGCAGGCAGCCGGCCAGGTAGCCGCTTCCATCACTGGTGTGGCTAAAGGCGCTGAACGGCAGCTGGCTGAGCTGGAAAGTACCACAGCGGTGTTGCAGGAGATGTCGGCGAGTATTCAGCAGGTGGCGGATAATGCCAATCTGGTTGCGCGTCAGGCGGACCAGGCGGCCGGTAAGGCCCAAAACGGCAGCAGTCTGGTAGACCAGGCGGTCGGCCAGATGGCGCAGATTGAGCAGACCGTAGCCGCATCCGCCCAGGCGGTCACCAGTCTTGGTAACCGGTCCGACCAGATCGGCCAAATTGTGGATACTATCGCCGGCATTGCTAGTCAGACAAACCTGCTGGCCCTGAATGCCGCCATTGAGGCGGCGCGCGCCGGGGATGCGGGCCGCGGTTTTGCCGTTGTTGCCGAGGAAATAAGAAAACTGGCTGAACAGTCGCAGGAAGCGGCTAAACGGATTGCCGCTTTGATTAGCGAAGTCCAGGGAGAGACGGAAAAAGCGGTAGTGGCGATGGAAAGCGGAAACCAGGCCGTCAGGATGGGGGCGGAAGTCGTCAATACCGCCGGCCAGACCTTCCGGGAAATTGTTAGTTTGGTTACAAGAATATCTAGCCAAATCAAAGAAATTACCGTGGCTATTGACCAGCTCGCTGCCGGCAGTCAGCAGATTGTGGGGGCGGTTGCGCACCTTAATGAGCTAGGCAAAGAGACGGCCGCAGAAGCGCAGACCGTGTCGGCGGCGACGGAAGAACAGTTGGCGTCGGCGGAAGAAATCGCATCCGCCAGCCAGGCGCTTGCCAGGTTGGCCCAGGAGTTTCAGCAGTCTGTCAGTGTCTTTCGGGTTTAA